Proteins encoded in a region of the Rickettsia tillamookensis genome:
- the obgE gene encoding GTPase ObgE, with product MNFIDEVKIYIKGGNGGNGCVSFHREKFIDRGGPDGGDGGRGGSVIFRSNHHLNTLVNYRYKQHFTAENGENGKGSNRSGKSGKSLVLDVPIGTQIFSEDGHILLHDFTEDDQSFELIKGGSGGLGNSHFKTSVNQAPRKRTEGEIAEEMWIHLSLKLLSDVGLVGLPNAGKSTFLSVVTAAKPKIADYPFTTLVPNLGVVYVDDEEFVIADIPGLIEGAHQGHGLGDKFLKHIERCNVLIHLIDGSSNDVVADYNTVRLELESYSDYLKNKIEIICINKCDVLTDEEIQEKINKLQKATNKEVFSISTYTNLGVNKIVKLALKTIKNQE from the coding sequence ATGAATTTTATTGATGAAGTTAAAATATATATAAAAGGTGGAAACGGCGGGAATGGTTGCGTTAGTTTTCATCGTGAGAAATTTATTGACAGAGGCGGACCGGACGGCGGTGACGGTGGGCGTGGCGGTAGTGTTATTTTCAGGAGTAATCACCATCTTAATACGCTAGTAAATTATCGATATAAACAGCATTTTACCGCAGAAAACGGCGAAAATGGTAAAGGCTCGAATAGAAGCGGTAAATCAGGAAAATCGTTAGTTCTTGATGTTCCGATCGGTACTCAAATCTTTTCTGAGGACGGTCACATATTACTGCATGACTTTACTGAAGATGATCAAAGCTTTGAGCTGATTAAAGGAGGAAGCGGCGGTCTTGGTAACAGCCATTTCAAAACATCAGTTAATCAAGCTCCAAGAAAGCGTACGGAAGGGGAAATTGCTGAAGAAATGTGGATTCATTTAAGCTTAAAACTTCTCTCTGATGTTGGGCTTGTGGGTCTTCCAAATGCCGGTAAATCTACTTTTTTATCGGTTGTAACAGCAGCCAAGCCTAAAATTGCCGATTATCCCTTTACTACTTTAGTGCCGAATCTTGGAGTAGTATATGTTGACGATGAAGAATTTGTTATAGCCGATATCCCAGGCTTGATCGAAGGAGCTCATCAAGGTCACGGACTTGGCGATAAATTCTTAAAACATATAGAAAGATGTAATGTATTAATACATTTAATAGACGGCTCTAGTAATGATGTAGTGGCAGATTATAATACGGTACGTCTTGAGCTTGAATCATATTCCGATTATCTAAAAAATAAAATCGAAATCATATGTATTAATAAATGTGATGTTCTTACCGATGAGGAAATACAAGAAAAAATAAATAAGTTGCAGAAAGCTACTAATAAAGAAGTTTTTTCTATCTCTACCTACACTAATCTAGGGGTAAATAAAATAGTTAAACTAGCTTTAAAGACTATAAAAAATCAGGAGTAA
- a CDS encoding citrate synthase translates to MTNENNNDSEFAELKIRGKIFKLPILKASIGEDVIDISRVSSEADCFTYDPGFMSTASCQSTITYIDGDKGILRHRGYDIKDLAEKSDFLEVAYLLIYGELPSSEQYSNFTKQVAHHSLVNERLHYLFQTFCSSSHPMAIMLAAVGSLSAFYPDLLNFKEADYELTAIRMIAKIPTIAAMSYKYSIGQPFIYPDNSLDFTENFLHMMFATPCTKYKVNPIIKNALNKIFILHADHEQNASTSTVRIAGSSGANPFACVSTGIASLWGPAHGGANEAVINMLKEIGSSENIPKYIAKAKDKNDPFRLMGFGHRVYKNYDPRAAVLKETCKEVLKELGQLENNPLLQIAIELEAIALKDEYFIERKLYPNVDFYSGIIYKAMGIPSQMFTVLFAIARTVGWMAQWKEMHEDPEQKISRPRQLYTGYVHREYKVIGER, encoded by the coding sequence ATGACCAATGAAAATAATAATGATTCAGAATTTGCCGAATTAAAAATCAGAGGAAAAATATTTAAATTACCTATACTTAAAGCAAGTATTGGTGAGGATGTAATCGATATAAGCAGGGTATCTTCGGAAGCCGATTGTTTTACTTATGACCCGGGCTTTATGTCTACTGCTTCTTGTCAGTCTACTATCACTTATATAGACGGTGATAAAGGAATCTTGCGGCATCGAGGATATGACATTAAAGATTTAGCCGAGAAAAGCGATTTTTTAGAAGTGGCATATTTGTTAATCTATGGAGAATTACCAAGTAGTGAGCAGTATAGTAATTTCACTAAACAGGTTGCTCATCATTCATTAGTGAATGAAAGATTACACTATTTATTTCAAACTTTTTGTAGCTCTTCTCATCCTATGGCTATTATGCTTGCGGCTGTTGGTTCTCTTTCGGCATTTTATCCTGATTTACTGAATTTTAAAGAAGCAGACTACGAACTTACCGCTATTAGAATGATTGCTAAGATACCTACCATTGCCGCAATGTCTTATAAATATTCTATAGGGCAACCGTTTATTTATCCTGATAATTCGCTAGATTTTACCGAAAATTTTCTGCATATGATGTTTGCAACGCCTTGTACAAAATATAAAGTAAATCCAATAATAAAAAATGCTCTTAATAAAATATTTATCCTACATGCTGACCACGAGCAGAACGCTTCTACTTCAACAGTCCGAATTGCCGGTTCATCTGGGGCTAACCCTTTTGCTTGCGTAAGTACAGGGATTGCCTCACTTTGGGGACCTGCTCACGGCGGGGCTAATGAAGCGGTAATAAATATGCTTAAAGAAATCGGTAGTTCTGAGAATATCCCTAAATATATAGCTAAAGCTAAGGATAAAAATGATCCATTTAGGTTGATGGGCTTCGGTCATCGTGTATATAAAAACTACGATCCGCGTGCCGCAGTACTTAAAGAAACCTGCAAAGAAGTATTAAAGGAACTCGGACAGCTAGAAAACAACCCACTTCTGCAAATAGCAATAGAACTTGAAGCTATCGCTCTTAAAGATGAATATTTTATTGAGAGAAAATTATATCCAAATGTTGATTTTTATTCTGGTATTATCTATAAAGCTATGGGTATACCGTCGCAAATGTTCACGGTACTTTTTGCAATAGCAAGAACCGTAGGCTGGATGGCACAATGGAAAGAAATGCACGAAGACCCTGAACAAAAAATCAGCAGACCAAGACAACTTTACACCGGTTATGTACATAGAGAGTATAAGGTAATTGGGGAGAGGTAA
- a CDS encoding DNA-binding protein: MEKFTDYLKEKLQNEEILAGYINEALEQYFVDHNKELFLATLKEAIIARGGIAKISKEAHINRQHIYRMLSSKGNPSFDNIGSLLSALGLQLKVEACAF, from the coding sequence ATGGAAAAGTTTACAGATTATTTAAAAGAAAAATTGCAAAATGAGGAAATATTAGCTGGGTATATTAATGAAGCGTTAGAGCAATATTTCGTAGATCATAATAAGGAGCTATTTTTGGCTACTTTAAAAGAAGCCATTATAGCAAGAGGAGGTATAGCAAAAATCTCTAAAGAAGCTCACATAAATAGACAACATATATATAGAATGTTATCTAGCAAAGGTAATCCAAGTTTCGACAATATAGGTTCTTTATTGAGTGCTTTAGGCTTGCAGTTGAAAGTAGAAGCGTGTGCATTTTAA
- a CDS encoding type II toxin-antitoxin system RelE/ParE family toxin produces MQKTKQIQFFITKNGKSYIKDWLEKLETETHSRILNRLVRLEYGIYGDHKQIKRRLYELRFFFGKGYRIYFTEKDNKIILLLNAGNKDTQSKDIEKALEIIEEVYKRN; encoded by the coding sequence ATGCAAAAAACTAAACAAATACAATTTTTTATAACAAAAAATGGTAAATCTTATATTAAAGATTGGTTAGAAAAATTAGAGACAGAGACGCATAGTAGGATTCTTAATAGATTAGTTCGACTAGAATATGGAATTTATGGTGACCATAAGCAGATAAAAAGAAGACTATATGAACTTAGGTTTTTCTTTGGCAAAGGTTATAGAATATATTTTACTGAAAAAGATAATAAAATTATTCTACTATTAAATGCAGGTAATAAAGATACACAAAGCAAAGATATTGAAAAAGCTTTAGAAATAATAGAAGAAGTTTATAAACGAAATTAA
- a CDS encoding RluA family pseudouridine synthase — translation MLTYHVPNELNNIRLDKALSSLLENVSRNQIQKAIKSSCVQVNDVIISDPDVLVKENDIILFSFKEPEELKIVAANIALDIIYEDDDLIVINKAAGMTVHPGAGHHDDTLVNALLHHTKNLSDIGSAERPGIVHRLDKDTTGLMVVAKNNKAHMLLANQIEQRQVIRKYKALVWGVINPLEGFIKNNIGHSRVDRQKMTILKYGGKEAVTHYKTLELFHKGTISMVECKLSTGRTHQIRVQLSHLKHSVVGDQTYGNNDRKIAHSPPELKAKLIDFKRQALHSWYLSFTHPTSNEIMEFSCELPRDMEEIIATDALHKFIELKKQASLGSIEDILEMKNLGRK, via the coding sequence ATGTTAACATATCATGTACCAAACGAACTAAATAACATAAGGCTTGATAAAGCTTTATCATCGCTTCTTGAAAATGTCTCTAGAAATCAAATCCAAAAAGCCATTAAAAGTTCTTGCGTACAAGTTAATGATGTAATTATTTCTGATCCTGATGTTTTGGTCAAGGAGAATGATATTATATTATTTTCTTTTAAAGAACCTGAAGAGCTAAAAATTGTAGCAGCAAATATAGCACTTGATATAATTTACGAAGATGATGATTTGATAGTAATTAACAAAGCTGCAGGTATGACGGTACACCCGGGAGCAGGGCATCATGATGATACTCTTGTTAATGCACTACTTCACCATACGAAAAATTTATCGGATATAGGTTCAGCAGAAAGACCAGGGATAGTGCATCGTTTGGATAAAGATACTACGGGCTTAATGGTAGTTGCTAAAAATAATAAAGCACATATGCTACTTGCAAATCAGATAGAACAAAGGCAGGTAATACGGAAATATAAAGCGTTAGTTTGGGGAGTAATTAATCCGCTAGAAGGATTCATTAAGAATAATATCGGTCACAGTAGAGTAGACCGCCAAAAAATGACCATATTAAAATATGGCGGTAAAGAAGCCGTGACACATTATAAAACTCTAGAATTGTTTCACAAGGGTACTATTAGTATGGTGGAGTGCAAACTTAGTACCGGTAGGACTCATCAAATTAGGGTACAGCTAAGCCATTTAAAGCATTCCGTAGTCGGTGATCAAACTTATGGTAATAACGACCGAAAAATTGCTCATTCCCCCCCTGAACTAAAAGCAAAATTAATTGATTTTAAACGTCAAGCCCTGCATTCTTGGTATTTAAGCTTTACTCATCCGACTAGTAATGAGATTATGGAATTCTCTTGTGAGTTGCCAAGGGATATGGAGGAGATTATAGCCACCGATGCACTGCACAAATTCATTGAACTTAAGAAACAAGCTTCTTTGGGTAGTATAGAAGATATTTTAGAGATGAAAAATCTAGGTAGAAAATGA
- a CDS encoding ribbon-helix-helix domain-containing protein has product MSALTVRLPDDLAEEVAKRAKKLHISRSQYIRRSIETMNKSLYEQERKEKLFAISMRTRKESMKINSEFSNIEHDPEN; this is encoded by the coding sequence ATGTCTGCACTTACTGTAAGATTACCCGATGATTTAGCCGAGGAAGTAGCTAAAAGGGCTAAAAAACTTCATATTTCACGTAGTCAATATATTAGAAGATCTATTGAAACTATGAATAAAAGCCTATATGAGCAAGAAAGGAAGGAAAAATTATTTGCAATTAGTATGCGTACAAGAAAAGAAAGCATGAAAATAAATTCCGAATTTTCTAATATAGAGCATGACCCTGAAAATTAA
- a CDS encoding type II toxin-antitoxin system PemK/MazF family toxin encodes MTLKINLGEIWLADLNPRVGSELGKTRPVLIIQDQVLLDAKHPSTLIIPLTTNLIDDAFPLRIRIKAHNKLERDSDLLIDQIRSIDNKRLILGPLTTCSPIIMQTIYKAILEVIGVGPVPCNIL; translated from the coding sequence ATGACCCTGAAAATTAATCTCGGAGAAATTTGGCTTGCCGATTTAAATCCTAGAGTTGGTAGTGAGCTTGGTAAAACAAGACCTGTATTGATTATTCAAGATCAAGTATTATTGGACGCAAAACATCCTTCTACTTTAATCATTCCGCTAACAACTAATTTAATAGACGATGCTTTCCCTTTACGAATTCGTATTAAAGCTCATAATAAATTAGAAAGAGATTCAGATCTTTTAATAGACCAAATACGTAGCATAGATAATAAACGCTTAATTCTAGGGCCTCTAACTACTTGCAGTCCTATCATTATGCAAACAATATATAAAGCAATATTAGAAGTTATAGGAGTTGGACCTGTTCCGTGCAATATTCTATAA
- the trmB gene encoding bifunctional peptide chain release factor N(5)-glutamine methyltransferase PrmC/tRNA (guanosine(46)-N7)-methyltransferase TrmB: MQYSIKQVLSKASDKLNKIGINSPQLEARILLQHVINKPTQYLLINLDEQLNEAEIEAFEKLLERRLKHEPIAYITGVKEFYSRKFIVNKHVLIPRADTELLVDVVFQCHSRVGGNPEKKRLDSVVKPWNDNFHILELGAGSGCIAISLLCELPNAKAVATDISLDAIEVAKTNALRHHVTNRIQIIHSDWFENIEGQKFDFIVSNPPYISIDEKSEMAIETINYEPSIALFAEEDGLQSYRLIAENAKQFLKPNGKIVLEIGFKQEEAVTQIFLSNGYNIESIYKDLQGHNRVILFSPINLNRSYARRIGKSLSGLQQNLLDNELPKYLFSKEKLIDEKRKIFLEIGFGMGEHFINQAKMNPNALFIGVEVYLNGVANVLKLAAEQNITNFLLFPNNLDLILNDLPNNSLDGIYILFPDPWIKNKQKKKRIFNKERLKILQDKLKNNGSLVFASDIENYFYEAIELIEQNGNFEIMNKNNYLKPHDNYIITKYHQKAIKENRTPKFMILQHVSDDH; this comes from the coding sequence GTGCAATATTCTATAAAACAAGTCTTGAGTAAAGCATCAGATAAATTAAATAAAATAGGCATCAATTCACCGCAATTAGAAGCACGAATTTTACTACAGCATGTTATAAATAAACCTACCCAATATTTGCTGATTAATCTTGATGAGCAGTTAAATGAAGCTGAAATAGAAGCTTTTGAAAAACTGTTAGAGAGAAGATTAAAGCATGAACCGATAGCGTATATTACAGGTGTTAAAGAATTTTACTCACGTAAATTTATCGTTAATAAACATGTGTTAATCCCCCGTGCGGATACGGAGTTGTTAGTTGATGTTGTATTTCAATGTCATTCCCGCGTAGGCGGGAATCCAGAAAAAAAGCGACTGGATTCTGTGGTCAAGCCATGGAATGACAATTTTCATATATTAGAACTCGGGGCAGGTAGCGGCTGCATTGCTATCAGCCTATTATGTGAACTACCAAACGCTAAGGCAGTAGCTACTGATATCAGTCTTGATGCAATAGAAGTTGCTAAAACTAATGCTTTAAGACATCATGTAACAAATCGTATCCAGATTATTCACAGTGATTGGTTTGAGAATATTGAGGGTCAGAAATTTGACTTTATTGTTAGCAACCCCCCATATATATCTATAGACGAAAAATCAGAGATGGCAATTGAAACAATCAATTATGAACCGTCTATTGCTTTATTTGCTGAAGAAGACGGACTGCAATCTTACCGTTTAATCGCCGAAAATGCCAAGCAATTCTTAAAACCAAACGGTAAGATTGTATTAGAAATAGGTTTTAAACAGGAAGAGGCGGTAACCCAAATTTTCTTAAGTAATGGTTATAATATTGAAAGCATTTATAAGGATCTACAAGGTCATAATAGGGTAATATTATTTTCTCCTATCAATCTCAATAGGTCATACGCAAGACGTATAGGAAAAAGCTTATCAGGGCTGCAACAAAATTTGTTAGATAACGAACTACCGAAATATTTATTTTCCAAAGAAAAACTTATTGATGAAAAACGTAAAATCTTTTTAGAGATAGGCTTTGGTATGGGTGAGCATTTCATTAACCAAGCTAAAATGAACCCTAACGCACTTTTTATAGGTGTAGAGGTATATTTAAACGGCGTTGCAAATGTTTTAAAGCTTGCTGCTGAGCAGAATATTACGAATTTTTTATTATTCCCTAATAATTTGGATTTAATATTAAACGATTTACCTAATAATAGCCTTGATGGAATCTATATTTTATTTCCCGATCCATGGATAAAAAATAAGCAAAAAAAGAAACGTATTTTCAATAAAGAACGACTTAAGATTTTACAAGACAAGCTAAAAAATAACGGTAGTTTAGTATTTGCTTCCGATATCGAAAATTATTTTTATGAAGCAATTGAGTTAATTGAGCAGAACGGTAATTTTGAAATTATGAATAAAAATAATTATTTAAAGCCGCATGATAATTATATAATTACCAAATATCATCAAAAAGCTATTAAGGAAAATAGAACTCCAAAGTTTATGATTTTGCAGCACGTTTCAGACGATCATTAA
- the glyS gene encoding glycine--tRNA ligase subunit beta produces the protein MSELLLELFSEEIPALMQKNAEEGYFNIFTKIFEENEIFAKVQLFVGPRRITLHATYLPKVTLPKETEIKGPSLDAPEAAINGFCKAHNVSKLELSTKLINNQLYYFFVKKTEEREIKEILPEIIIEAINKYSWAKSMFWGDYNIKWVRPLRNILCIFDGEVLPLQFGHLTSNNITFGHRLNCNKKLKITDFEDYKSKILENHVILERTKREEIIKTGLLELANSHDLNIKEDNRLIEEVAGLSEFPVVLLGKISKKFLELPKEVLISSMRTHQKYFCLFDKEGNFAQYFLFVSNGRFANTKLVIKGNEKVLSARLSDALYFYKQDVAKTLESRLGKLEAVTFHAKLGNLREKVERVAKICGHIAPNNKDLITAAKLCKSDLVSEMVGEFPDLQGIMGYYYAKHEGLGEEVAAAIRDHYKPQGLNDNIPSGNAALLALADKLDSLTGLMIAGEAPTGSGDPYALRRQALGIIKIIIENKLELNLNDLINFSINLYKDLSDENKNLVVSFFEERAKFYFKNDYDIALINAVLNLNLLDTKFKLDALKEFLIENAGKQLLNAYKRASNIIDGQKITGLVDASLFSTQPEQELFEVIQKISSQIIDSIADKDYKKALSLLSSLLAPITSFFDNVLVNDPDPKIVGNRLSLLQNICELFDKVAKFNRL, from the coding sequence GTGAGCGAGTTATTATTAGAGCTATTTAGTGAAGAAATACCTGCATTAATGCAAAAAAATGCTGAAGAGGGTTATTTCAATATATTTACAAAGATTTTTGAAGAAAACGAAATATTTGCAAAAGTACAACTATTCGTAGGACCTCGCAGGATAACGCTGCATGCTACCTACCTGCCGAAAGTAACGCTGCCGAAAGAAACGGAAATTAAAGGACCTAGCTTAGATGCTCCGGAAGCCGCTATTAACGGCTTTTGTAAAGCTCATAACGTTAGTAAATTAGAGCTTTCTACTAAATTAATTAATAATCAGCTATATTATTTCTTTGTCAAAAAAACAGAAGAAAGAGAAATAAAAGAGATTTTGCCGGAGATTATTATAGAGGCTATTAATAAATATAGCTGGGCAAAATCAATGTTTTGGGGCGACTATAATATAAAGTGGGTTAGACCCCTGCGTAATATTTTATGTATATTTGACGGCGAAGTACTACCGTTGCAATTTGGTCATTTAACGTCTAATAATATTACATTTGGTCATCGTCTGAACTGTAATAAAAAACTGAAAATAACAGATTTTGAAGATTATAAAAGTAAGATTTTAGAAAACCATGTTATTTTAGAAAGAACAAAGCGAGAAGAAATAATTAAAACTGGTTTATTGGAACTTGCAAATTCTCATGATCTAAACATAAAAGAAGATAATCGTTTAATTGAAGAAGTAGCAGGGCTTAGTGAATTTCCTGTTGTATTACTTGGAAAAATCTCAAAAAAATTCTTAGAGCTACCTAAAGAAGTACTTATTTCTTCGATGCGTACACATCAGAAATATTTTTGTTTATTTGATAAAGAAGGAAATTTTGCACAATATTTTCTCTTTGTCAGTAATGGCAGATTTGCAAATACTAAGCTCGTTATTAAAGGCAATGAAAAGGTATTATCAGCACGTCTTTCAGATGCTTTATATTTTTATAAACAAGATGTAGCTAAAACTTTAGAATCAAGATTAGGTAAATTAGAAGCTGTAACATTTCATGCAAAGCTTGGTAACTTAAGAGAGAAAGTTGAGCGTGTAGCTAAAATTTGTGGTCATATAGCTCCAAATAATAAAGATTTAATTACGGCAGCTAAACTTTGCAAAAGCGATCTCGTTTCTGAAATGGTTGGGGAGTTTCCTGATTTACAAGGTATTATGGGCTATTATTATGCAAAACATGAGGGACTAGGCGAAGAAGTAGCCGCTGCAATTAGAGACCATTATAAACCTCAAGGACTTAATGATAATATACCGAGCGGGAATGCTGCACTGCTTGCGTTAGCCGATAAGCTAGATAGTTTAACCGGTCTAATGATAGCGGGTGAAGCACCAACAGGCTCAGGTGATCCATATGCCTTAAGACGCCAAGCTCTTGGTATAATTAAGATAATAATTGAGAATAAATTAGAGCTAAATTTAAATGATTTAATTAATTTTTCTATAAATTTATATAAAGACTTATCTGATGAAAATAAGAACTTAGTAGTGTCTTTCTTTGAAGAAAGAGCAAAATTTTACTTTAAAAATGACTATGATATTGCGTTAATTAATGCAGTTCTTAATTTAAATTTATTGGATACAAAATTTAAGCTTGATGCGTTAAAAGAATTTTTAATAGAAAACGCAGGCAAACAATTATTAAATGCTTACAAACGAGCCAGCAATATAATTGATGGTCAGAAAATTACCGGCTTAGTTGATGCGAGTCTCTTTAGTACACAGCCTGAACAAGAATTATTTGAAGTAATCCAAAAAATTTCGTCGCAAATTATAGATAGTATAGCTGATAAAGATTATAAGAAAGCTTTAAGTTTATTATCATCTCTATTAGCTCCGATTACTAGCTTTTTTGATAATGTACTCGTTAATGATCCTGATCCAAAAATTGTGGGGAATCGTTTATCGTTATTACAGAATATCTGTGAATTATTTGATAAAGTAGCTAAGTTTAACCGCTTATGA
- a CDS encoding glycine--tRNA ligase subunit alpha: MKKLSFQQIILTLQNYWQDYGCAILQPYDAHVGAGTFHPATVLRCLGSKPWSVAYVQPSRRPGDSRYGMHPNRMQHYYQFQVILKPSPDNIQELYLKSLECLGIDLKKHDIRFVEDDWESPTLGAAGLGWEVWCNGMEVSQFTYMQQIGGIECRPVAGEITYGLERLALYIQGVDEVKELDWNGQVGEKALKYGEVDFEAERQFSKYNLELANSEMLLQHFKDSEEECKRLVDRDVPLAAYDECLKASHTFNQLNALGVISVTERASYVLRVRYLAKICCTKWLEMNE; encoded by the coding sequence ATGAAAAAACTATCATTTCAGCAAATTATACTGACATTACAAAATTACTGGCAGGATTACGGCTGTGCAATTTTGCAGCCTTACGATGCACATGTTGGAGCAGGTACGTTTCACCCTGCAACCGTGCTTAGATGTCTTGGCTCAAAACCTTGGTCTGTTGCATATGTTCAGCCATCAAGAAGACCAGGGGATAGCAGATATGGCATGCACCCCAACAGAATGCAGCATTATTATCAGTTTCAGGTTATCCTAAAGCCATCGCCGGATAATATTCAAGAGCTATATCTTAAAAGTTTAGAATGTTTAGGAATAGATTTAAAAAAACATGATATTCGTTTTGTCGAAGATGATTGGGAATCGCCAACCTTAGGTGCTGCAGGGCTTGGCTGGGAAGTATGGTGTAACGGTATGGAAGTATCGCAATTTACTTATATGCAGCAAATCGGCGGGATTGAATGCCGTCCCGTTGCCGGTGAAATCACTTACGGCTTAGAGAGACTTGCGTTATATATTCAAGGTGTCGATGAAGTAAAAGAACTTGATTGGAATGGGCAGGTAGGAGAAAAAGCTTTAAAATACGGTGAAGTAGATTTTGAGGCTGAAAGACAATTTTCAAAATATAATTTAGAACTTGCGAATAGTGAAATGTTACTGCAGCATTTCAAAGATAGTGAAGAGGAATGCAAAAGACTAGTTGACAGAGATGTGCCGTTAGCTGCTTATGATGAATGCCTTAAGGCAAGTCATACATTTAATCAACTAAATGCACTTGGGGTAATTAGCGTCACTGAACGTGCCTCTTATGTTTTAAGAGTGCGTTATTTAGCAAAAATTTGTTGTACAAAATGGTTGGAGATGAACGAGTGA
- a CDS encoding type II toxin-antitoxin system VapC family toxin has translation MKYLVDTNVVSEIKKKNPNSQVAAWFSIVHASQLHLSCITIGEIRKGISKLVKNNKRASLQLEKWLEKIIIDYNERILNIDKEICEEWGELMSIDGTNAIDTLIAAQAKQNNMILVTRNTKHYNMFNIKIFNPFD, from the coding sequence ATGAAATATTTAGTAGATACTAATGTTGTATCTGAAATCAAAAAGAAAAATCCTAATTCTCAAGTAGCAGCATGGTTTTCAATTGTTCATGCTAGCCAGCTGCACTTAAGTTGTATAACCATAGGTGAAATAAGAAAGGGAATATCAAAATTAGTAAAGAACAATAAAAGAGCAAGTCTACAATTAGAGAAATGGTTAGAAAAAATAATAATAGACTATAATGAGAGAATTCTTAATATTGACAAAGAAATATGTGAAGAATGGGGTGAATTAATGAGTATAGACGGTACTAATGCAATTGATACTTTAATAGCAGCACAAGCAAAACAAAATAATATGATATTAGTTACTAGAAATACAAAACATTATAATATGTTTAACATTAAAATATTTAATCCTTTTGACTAA